A stretch of the Sorangium aterium genome encodes the following:
- a CDS encoding MopE-related protein gives MKRALILSGALFIGLSSLPASALVTQPNGSVMPRDSRNNEVQLYTLFANRGEGLDYQADGNTEPSTFSPLCGFTAELVLRQTGSRLGVGWYNVDPAATAPPASGDIHEIVPAGSVVGTVITAADIRSDLAYAGGQIGFALIGAQTHYSEQRWNQVCTGCTTPGPWVTAVIYASTVTPNAFYVAFEDGNVGPNPGDFNNDGDYNDYVYFFSGLTCTGGGEPCDTGLPGVCAPGVTQCAAGGLTCQGLVPSSQETCDGLDNDCNGATDEGELCPPDHVCDRGVCVQACGRGEFVCPSDKACNAAGFCVEPACAEVACDAGEVCVGGRCRAPCDGVQCPFPTVCRVGVCVDPCSTVTCEEGTVCDGGVCKPECPCTPCPSGRACEEASGLCRESACVGVECPPGQRCDAGACVDSCAGAVCPSGQTCTGGACVEDTSTTAASGTGGSTGAGLDSGAGGGLTDPAGSGATGGSGGVGGGSGGGGSGGAAAGGSGADSGCGCTVAGARGSLGASLAAIALALAGAARRRQRGGASAKGRAPRG, from the coding sequence ATGAAACGCGCTTTGATCCTTTCGGGAGCGCTCTTTATCGGCCTCTCGTCGCTCCCCGCGAGCGCGCTCGTCACGCAGCCGAACGGCAGCGTCATGCCCCGGGACTCGAGGAACAACGAGGTCCAGCTCTACACCCTGTTCGCCAACCGGGGAGAGGGGCTCGACTACCAGGCCGATGGGAACACCGAGCCGTCGACGTTCTCGCCGCTCTGCGGCTTCACGGCGGAGCTGGTGCTCAGGCAGACAGGGTCTCGCCTCGGGGTCGGCTGGTACAACGTCGACCCCGCTGCCACGGCGCCGCCGGCGAGCGGCGACATCCACGAGATCGTCCCCGCCGGCTCCGTCGTTGGCACCGTCATCACCGCCGCGGATATCCGGAGCGATCTCGCCTATGCGGGCGGGCAGATCGGCTTCGCCCTCATCGGCGCGCAGACCCACTACTCCGAGCAGCGGTGGAATCAGGTGTGCACGGGCTGTACCACGCCCGGGCCCTGGGTCACCGCCGTCATCTACGCTTCGACGGTGACGCCGAACGCGTTCTACGTCGCGTTCGAGGATGGTAACGTCGGCCCGAACCCTGGCGACTTCAACAACGATGGCGACTACAACGATTATGTCTACTTCTTCAGCGGCCTCACCTGCACCGGCGGCGGCGAGCCGTGCGACACCGGGCTGCCCGGCGTGTGCGCGCCAGGGGTGACCCAGTGCGCGGCGGGTGGGCTCACCTGCCAGGGGCTCGTGCCGTCGTCCCAGGAGACCTGCGATGGGCTCGACAACGACTGCAACGGCGCCACCGACGAAGGCGAGCTCTGCCCGCCGGATCACGTCTGCGACCGGGGCGTGTGCGTGCAGGCGTGCGGCAGGGGCGAGTTCGTGTGCCCCTCGGACAAGGCATGTAATGCCGCGGGGTTCTGTGTCGAGCCTGCCTGCGCCGAGGTCGCCTGCGACGCGGGCGAGGTGTGCGTCGGCGGGCGGTGCCGCGCGCCTTGTGATGGAGTGCAGTGCCCCTTCCCGACGGTGTGCCGGGTCGGGGTGTGCGTCGACCCGTGCAGCACCGTGACTTGCGAGGAGGGCACGGTCTGCGACGGCGGCGTGTGCAAGCCGGAGTGCCCGTGCACGCCGTGCCCGAGCGGGCGCGCGTGCGAGGAGGCGAGCGGGCTTTGCAGAGAGTCGGCCTGCGTCGGCGTCGAGTGCCCGCCTGGCCAGCGCTGCGACGCGGGTGCGTGCGTGGACTCGTGCGCTGGAGCGGTGTGCCCGAGCGGGCAGACCTGCACCGGCGGCGCCTGCGTGGAGGACACGAGCACGACGGCGGCCAGCGGGACCGGCGGCTCGACGGGCGCGGGCCTGGACTCCGGCGCGGGTGGCGGCCTCACGGATCCGGCCGGCAGCGGCGCCACGGGCGGCAGCGGCGGTGTCGGCGGCGGCTCGGGCGGCGGCGGCTCGGGCGGGGCCGCCGCGGGCGGCTCCGGCGCGGACAGCGGCTGCGGCTGCACCGTGGCCGGCGCGCGCGGCTCGCTCGGGGCGTCGCTCGCGGCGATCGCGCTGGCGCTGGCCGGCGCGGCTCGCCGGCGGCAGCGCGGCGGCGCTTCCGCGAAGGGCCGGGCGCCTCGGGGATAA
- a CDS encoding serine/threonine-protein kinase — protein sequence MQFAPDSVVGGKYRLERPLSHGGMGSVWVARHVNLGSLVAVKFMDPTYAASSTFLARFEREARIAASLQSPHVVYVQDFGVDDDTPYLVMELLQGEDLGTRLERVGRLSLVDATLILLQAGKAIRRAHDAGLVHRDLKPANLFLVRVEGEQDEVVKILDFGIVKETGAVLTEEVTRTGELLGSPHYMSPEQVRGEKDIDQRSDLWSLGVILFYGVTGELPFQGAQLGAVIANILVGPVPSASLIAPDLPPEIDAFFARALARERAERFQSIGEMMSELRRIAGTASPSIPDLQSPCSGVPSTARPRLSGTIALDAAQLDEPASAPRSAGPGTLTIAGSTAQEAGQQRPQRAMLVAGIAMTMLLGAGVTIAVGGGGASGGDGVGAKVASAGAPASAEVAASVSAEVGRSSEPLESVTPAVPAAEATGSAADAAGETAAPSTSTTAARPPSSATPRPPHTGVPAASRRPPIPPTTTPGLDRAPIPEVPF from the coding sequence ATGCAGTTCGCTCCGGATTCCGTCGTAGGTGGGAAGTATCGTCTTGAGCGACCTCTCTCGCACGGCGGGATGGGCTCGGTGTGGGTGGCGCGACACGTCAACTTGGGCTCTCTCGTCGCGGTCAAGTTCATGGACCCGACCTATGCTGCGTCGTCGACGTTCCTCGCTCGCTTCGAGCGTGAAGCCAGGATCGCAGCGAGCCTTCAGAGCCCACACGTCGTCTACGTCCAAGACTTTGGCGTCGACGACGACACTCCGTACCTCGTGATGGAGCTGCTTCAGGGTGAGGACCTGGGCACGCGTCTCGAGCGCGTCGGCCGGCTCTCTCTCGTGGACGCCACCCTGATCCTCCTGCAGGCCGGCAAGGCCATCCGTCGCGCGCACGACGCCGGCCTCGTCCACCGCGATCTCAAGCCTGCCAATCTGTTCCTCGTGCGTGTGGAGGGAGAGCAGGACGAGGTCGTCAAGATCCTCGACTTCGGCATCGTCAAGGAGACGGGCGCGGTGCTGACGGAAGAGGTGACCCGCACCGGGGAGCTGCTCGGCTCGCCCCACTACATGAGCCCGGAGCAGGTCCGGGGCGAAAAGGACATCGACCAGCGCAGCGATCTCTGGTCGCTCGGGGTCATCCTCTTCTATGGCGTCACCGGCGAGCTGCCCTTTCAGGGGGCCCAGCTCGGCGCCGTGATCGCCAACATCCTGGTCGGTCCAGTGCCCAGCGCGTCCCTGATCGCGCCCGACCTGCCGCCGGAGATCGATGCCTTCTTCGCGCGGGCGCTGGCCCGCGAGCGGGCGGAGCGCTTCCAGTCGATCGGAGAGATGATGAGCGAGCTCCGCCGTATCGCGGGCACGGCGTCGCCATCGATTCCGGATCTGCAATCCCCGTGCTCCGGCGTGCCGAGCACCGCTCGGCCGAGGCTCAGCGGGACGATAGCGCTCGACGCCGCCCAGCTCGACGAGCCAGCATCCGCGCCCCGCTCGGCGGGCCCCGGCACCCTGACCATCGCCGGATCGACGGCGCAGGAGGCCGGACAGCAGCGGCCTCAGCGCGCGATGCTGGTGGCCGGCATCGCGATGACGATGCTGCTCGGCGCCGGCGTCACCATCGCGGTGGGTGGGGGCGGAGCGAGCGGCGGGGACGGAGTGGGCGCGAAGGTCGCCTCGGCCGGCGCGCCGGCGTCAGCGGAGGTCGCCGCCAGCGTGTCGGCAGAGGTCGGGCGCTCCTCGGAGCCGCTGGAGAGCGTGACGCCCGCGGTGCCCGCTGCGGAAGCGACGGGCTCGGCAGCGGACGCCGCCGGCGAGACCGCGGCGCCCTCGACGTCCACCACGGCAGCACGGCCGCCGTCGAGCGCCACGCCCAGGCCGCCGCACACGGGTGTCCCCGCCGCTTCCAGGAGGCCGCCAATCCCGCCGACGACTACGCCGGGGCTCGACCGCGCACCGATTCCGGAGGTGCCCTTCTAG
- a CDS encoding extracellular catalytic domain type 1 short-chain-length polyhydroxyalkanoate depolymerase, translating to MRRFQNRVFVVASFSLGLFAAMPVYAASVQAVSRATWGANGVPSYVNMNIYVPDKLAENPPIVVGCHSCSTPVSSFFNSISGVKAGADKNGFIIILPEATGRNCWDVGTTKSLTHDGGGDTQAVAQMVKYALEKYKGDPKRVYVMGGSSGAMMTQAMLAVYPDIFRAGAARAGVAAGCWADGFDAGQQWSNNCAGGRTSKSAQQWGDLVRGMYPGYTGHRPRLQIFHGTADATINYKNQAEAIKEWTNVLELSETPTSTDMITSGGTTYDRQFWKNECNQTVFEAWSGRNGAHSMAYEADAILAFFGLDKAGGADPETDCSEAAGSGGTGGSGDGSGGDQNVGGAGPAAGSGGASGDGGGVGEGVTVGSGGQPAGGGEVTTTGGSDPSGTSGTSGTSGTSGAADSATSGVGSDSAGESGETGGCAVVAGDSRPKSSYAAVVAMGLALLMLRRRHRNAGRWHVSCR from the coding sequence ATGCGTCGATTTCAGAATCGCGTTTTCGTGGTCGCGTCGTTCTCTTTGGGGCTGTTCGCGGCCATGCCGGTGTACGCGGCGTCAGTGCAGGCGGTGAGCCGGGCGACGTGGGGAGCGAACGGCGTCCCGAGCTACGTCAACATGAACATCTACGTGCCGGACAAGCTGGCCGAGAACCCGCCCATCGTGGTGGGCTGCCACTCTTGCAGCACGCCGGTGAGCTCGTTCTTCAACAGCATCTCGGGTGTCAAAGCGGGCGCCGACAAGAACGGCTTCATCATCATCCTTCCGGAGGCCACCGGCCGGAACTGCTGGGATGTGGGCACAACGAAATCCCTGACCCACGACGGCGGAGGCGACACGCAGGCCGTCGCTCAGATGGTGAAGTACGCGCTCGAGAAGTACAAAGGCGACCCGAAGCGGGTCTACGTGATGGGCGGCTCATCCGGCGCGATGATGACGCAAGCCATGCTGGCGGTGTACCCGGACATCTTCCGGGCCGGCGCGGCGAGGGCGGGGGTGGCAGCCGGGTGCTGGGCGGACGGCTTCGACGCGGGCCAGCAATGGAGCAACAACTGCGCGGGGGGCAGGACGAGCAAGTCGGCGCAGCAATGGGGAGACCTGGTCCGCGGGATGTATCCTGGGTATACGGGACATCGCCCCCGCCTCCAGATCTTCCACGGCACGGCGGACGCGACGATCAACTACAAGAACCAGGCCGAGGCGATCAAGGAATGGACGAACGTCCTCGAGCTGAGCGAGACCCCGACCTCGACCGACATGATCACATCGGGCGGGACCACCTATGATCGCCAGTTCTGGAAGAACGAGTGTAACCAGACGGTGTTCGAGGCCTGGTCAGGAAGAAACGGCGCGCACTCCATGGCGTACGAGGCCGACGCCATCCTCGCGTTCTTCGGTCTCGACAAGGCCGGTGGCGCCGATCCGGAGACCGATTGTTCCGAGGCTGCCGGCAGCGGCGGCACGGGTGGCTCGGGCGACGGCTCCGGGGGTGACCAGAACGTCGGCGGCGCCGGGCCTGCTGCGGGGAGCGGTGGCGCCTCGGGGGACGGCGGAGGCGTGGGCGAGGGGGTGACCGTCGGCTCTGGCGGGCAGCCCGCCGGCGGCGGCGAAGTCACCACGACGGGCGGCAGCGACCCGAGCGGAACGAGCGGCACGAGCGGCACGAGCGGCACGAGCGGCGCTGCTGACAGCGCCACCTCCGGTGTGGGCTCGGATTCTGCAGGTGAATCGGGTGAGACAGGCGGGTGCGCGGTCGTCGCCGGCGATTCCAGGCCGAAGAGCTCGTACGCAGCGGTCGTCGCCATGGGCCTTGCGCTGTTGATGCTTCGTCGCCGGCATCGAAACGCCGGGCGCTGGCACGTGTCTTGTCGGTGA
- a CDS encoding helix-turn-helix domain-containing protein gives MSRTITPEDPTRGILNPAAGLQRFELHRQAPAPDLARLVDWHWVVRWSLAAPFEQEVLPHPCVNLAIEAPGSAVHGIGTRREVVRLEGTGRVVATKFKPGGFFPFAPLPMRRLVDRVVPLAEIFGGAAGPLERAALDQPDDGVAIRAVEELLRARKGPEDAGLGEAMALAVRAQEDRDIHRAEHLARVAGVSVRTLHRAFERYIGVGPKWIIRRSRVHEAAERVATGAPVAWAALAQELGYHDQAHLIREFKAQVGFTPAVYAERCAAARSKGGPPGVKG, from the coding sequence ATGAGCCGGACCATCACCCCCGAGGACCCCACCCGCGGCATCTTGAACCCGGCCGCCGGTCTCCAGCGCTTCGAGCTGCACCGCCAGGCGCCCGCGCCGGACCTGGCCAGGCTCGTCGACTGGCACTGGGTCGTCCGCTGGTCGCTCGCCGCTCCTTTCGAGCAGGAGGTCTTGCCGCACCCCTGCGTCAACCTGGCCATCGAGGCGCCGGGCTCGGCGGTGCACGGCATCGGGACCCGGCGCGAGGTCGTCCGGCTCGAGGGCACGGGGCGCGTCGTCGCGACGAAGTTCAAGCCAGGCGGCTTCTTCCCGTTCGCGCCCCTCCCCATGCGCCGGCTGGTCGACCGCGTCGTCCCCCTCGCCGAGATCTTCGGCGGCGCGGCCGGGCCGCTCGAGCGCGCCGCGCTCGACCAGCCGGACGACGGCGTCGCGATCCGCGCCGTGGAGGAGCTCCTGCGCGCGCGCAAGGGCCCGGAGGACGCCGGGCTCGGCGAGGCGATGGCGCTCGCCGTCCGCGCGCAGGAAGATCGCGACATCCACCGCGCCGAGCATCTCGCCCGGGTCGCGGGTGTCTCGGTGCGCACGCTGCACCGCGCGTTCGAGCGGTACATCGGCGTCGGACCCAAGTGGATCATCCGGCGGTCGCGCGTCCACGAGGCCGCGGAGCGCGTGGCCACGGGCGCGCCCGTCGCGTGGGCGGCGCTCGCGCAGGAGCTCGGGTATCATGATCAAGCGCACCTGATCCGGGAATTCAAGGCCCAGGTCGGCTTCACACCGGCCGTCTATGCAGAGCGGTGCGCGGCAGCGAGGTCGAAAGGCGGCCCGCCCGGCGTGAAGGGGTGA
- a CDS encoding glutathione S-transferase family protein has protein sequence MADSTTTPRGNLVLFHSPNSRSAGTRILLEELGAPHELRVLNMKAGEQRKAPYLAVNPLGKVPAILHDGALVTEQVAIVIYLADLFPEAGLTPAIGDPLRGPYLRWIAYYGSCFEPAIVDRAMKRDPAPAATSPYGDFDTMFGVVAEALRKGPYLLGDRFSAADVLWGKALEWMVKFKLVPELPEVTDYVARVCSRPAFARIAAKDAELAAALEAAAAAEARAS, from the coding sequence ATGGCTGATTCGACCACGACCCCGAGGGGCAACCTCGTCTTGTTCCATTCCCCGAACTCGCGCTCGGCGGGCACGCGCATCCTGCTCGAGGAGCTGGGCGCGCCCCACGAGCTCCGCGTGCTGAACATGAAGGCCGGCGAGCAGCGGAAGGCCCCTTACCTCGCCGTGAACCCGCTCGGGAAGGTGCCCGCGATCCTGCACGACGGCGCGCTCGTCACCGAGCAGGTCGCGATCGTCATTTACCTCGCCGATCTGTTCCCGGAGGCCGGCCTGACCCCGGCCATCGGGGATCCGCTGCGCGGGCCGTACCTCCGGTGGATCGCGTACTACGGCTCGTGCTTCGAGCCGGCCATCGTCGATCGGGCGATGAAGCGCGATCCGGCCCCGGCCGCGACGTCTCCGTACGGAGATTTCGATACGATGTTCGGCGTGGTGGCGGAGGCGCTCCGGAAGGGGCCATATCTGCTCGGCGATCGATTCTCGGCGGCCGACGTCCTCTGGGGCAAGGCGCTGGAGTGGATGGTGAAGTTCAAGCTCGTGCCCGAGCTGCCGGAGGTGACGGACTACGTCGCGCGGGTGTGCAGCCGGCCGGCGTTCGCGCGGATCGCGGCGAAGGACGCAGAGCTCGCCGCGGCGCTCGAGGCCGCGGCCGCAGCGGAGGCGCGGGCGAGCTGA
- a CDS encoding carbohydrate kinase family protein translates to MSEAGRVLVVGDVMTDVIVRPEGPLVRGSDRRAKIESRPGGSGANQAVWLGSMGAKVSFVARVGARDKTHLEAYFRSFHVDPILVADPQSPSGVLVVLVDADGERSFLTDRGANLALEPSDMPVGLLGETRLVLLSGYSLFAEGPRRAALRLAEEARRRGVPIALDAASVGFLREVGVGSFLEWTRGMSTLLANADEAEALSGAGDLTAQMIALGAYFERVIIKRGARGAAVGGRQGVRLDEPAPQVEVVDTTGAGDAFAAGFITAELLGAREAECLRRGIEAGSRAVKQLGGQPEQTAC, encoded by the coding sequence ATGAGCGAGGCCGGCCGCGTGCTCGTGGTCGGCGACGTGATGACGGACGTGATCGTCCGCCCCGAGGGGCCGCTGGTGCGCGGCTCGGACCGGCGCGCCAAGATCGAGAGCCGCCCCGGAGGCTCGGGGGCCAACCAGGCGGTGTGGCTCGGCTCGATGGGAGCGAAGGTGTCGTTCGTCGCCCGGGTCGGAGCCAGGGACAAGACGCATCTCGAAGCCTATTTCAGGAGCTTCCATGTCGACCCGATCCTCGTGGCCGACCCGCAGAGTCCGTCGGGCGTGCTGGTCGTCCTCGTCGACGCCGACGGGGAGCGGAGCTTCCTCACCGACCGTGGGGCGAACCTCGCGCTCGAGCCTTCGGACATGCCGGTGGGGCTCCTTGGCGAGACGCGGCTGGTGCTCCTCTCGGGGTATTCGCTCTTTGCCGAAGGGCCTCGGCGGGCAGCGCTGCGGCTCGCCGAAGAGGCGCGGCGCCGCGGCGTCCCGATCGCCCTCGACGCCGCGTCCGTGGGCTTCCTCCGGGAGGTGGGGGTCGGGAGCTTCCTTGAGTGGACACGAGGGATGTCGACGCTGCTCGCCAATGCCGACGAGGCAGAGGCGCTCTCGGGCGCGGGTGACCTCACAGCGCAGATGATCGCGCTGGGCGCCTATTTCGAGCGGGTGATCATCAAGCGTGGCGCGCGGGGCGCGGCGGTGGGCGGACGGCAGGGCGTGCGCCTCGACGAGCCGGCGCCTCAGGTCGAGGTGGTGGACACGACCGGGGCCGGCGATGCGTTCGCGGCCGGGTTCATCACCGCGGAGCTCCTGGGCGCGCGCGAGGCGGAGTGCCTGCGGCGCGGGATCGAGGCGGGATCGAGGGCGGTGAAGCAGCTGGGTGGGCAGCCGGAGCAGACGGCGTGCTGA
- a CDS encoding pseudouridine-5'-phosphate glycosidase gives MSVKDHLSISPEVRKALAGGRPVVALESTIITHGMPYPQNLEMVQRVEAVIRRNGAVPATIAIMDGKLEVGVKGEDLERLARGGGKAAKASRRDVAALLVLGGMAGTTVATTMMAAAWAGIQVFATGGIGGVHRGAETTFDISADLEELSQTQVAVVCAGAKSILDIPKTLETLETQGVPVLGYKTEDFPAFWARQSGQKVDHRIESAEEAARVIALQFELGMGGVLVANPIPESHAMDARAIEARIEEAIRCAEAEGVSRKDLTPFLLKRIFELTEGKSLIANIALVENNAAVAAEIAVAMSELGAKSKSKAKSKSKSKAKA, from the coding sequence GTGTCGGTCAAGGACCATCTCTCCATCTCTCCCGAGGTCAGGAAGGCGCTCGCTGGCGGCCGGCCGGTGGTCGCGCTGGAGTCGACCATCATCACGCACGGCATGCCGTATCCGCAGAACCTCGAGATGGTGCAGCGCGTGGAGGCGGTGATCCGCCGGAACGGCGCCGTGCCGGCGACGATCGCCATCATGGACGGCAAGCTCGAGGTGGGCGTGAAGGGGGAAGATCTCGAGCGGCTGGCCAGGGGAGGCGGCAAGGCGGCCAAGGCCTCGCGGCGCGACGTGGCGGCGCTCCTGGTCCTGGGCGGGATGGCCGGGACGACCGTGGCGACCACGATGATGGCGGCGGCCTGGGCCGGTATCCAGGTATTCGCCACCGGGGGCATCGGCGGCGTGCATCGCGGGGCGGAGACGACCTTCGACATCTCCGCCGACCTCGAGGAGCTGAGTCAGACGCAGGTGGCGGTGGTCTGCGCGGGGGCCAAGTCGATCCTCGACATTCCCAAGACGCTGGAGACGCTGGAGACCCAGGGCGTTCCGGTCCTGGGTTACAAGACCGAGGATTTCCCGGCCTTCTGGGCGCGGCAGAGCGGGCAGAAGGTGGACCACAGGATCGAGAGCGCCGAGGAAGCGGCCAGGGTCATCGCGCTGCAGTTCGAGCTCGGCATGGGCGGGGTCCTGGTGGCCAACCCGATCCCCGAGAGCCATGCCATGGACGCCAGGGCGATCGAGGCGCGGATCGAGGAGGCGATCCGGTGCGCCGAGGCAGAGGGGGTGAGCCGGAAGGACCTGACGCCGTTCCTCTTGAAGCGCATCTTCGAGCTCACCGAGGGCAAGAGCCTCATCGCGAACATCGCGCTGGTCGAGAACAACGCGGCGGTGGCGGCGGAGATCGCGGTGGCGATGAGCGAGCTCGGGGCCAAGTCGAAGTCGAAAGCGAAGTCGAAATCAAAGTCGAAGGCCAAGGCATGA
- a CDS encoding ABC transporter permease has product MSLDATRLYLRLAAASLRAQMQYRASFVMWSVGQFITVGIELLGAWALFDRFGAVRGWRFAEVALLFGLVNVSFALAESFGRGFDTFSAMVRSGDFDRLLLRPRSTAFQVATGEFQFLRAGRLAVGLVMLLWAGSALSVGWTAARLALLAGAIVGGACVFYGLLVLQATLCFWTIESLEIMNALTYGGTEAAQYPLTLYRDWFRRFFTFVVPLAFVSYIPAGALLDRPTVPALPEAARWASPLVGVAFLLVSLRIWRFGERRYQSTGS; this is encoded by the coding sequence ATGTCGCTCGACGCAACGAGGCTTTACCTGCGGCTCGCCGCCGCGTCGCTGCGGGCGCAGATGCAGTATCGCGCGTCGTTCGTGATGTGGTCTGTCGGGCAGTTCATCACGGTGGGCATCGAGCTTCTCGGGGCGTGGGCGCTGTTCGACCGGTTCGGGGCGGTCCGGGGGTGGCGCTTCGCGGAGGTGGCGCTTCTGTTCGGCCTCGTCAACGTCTCGTTCGCGCTCGCCGAGTCGTTCGGCCGCGGGTTCGACACCTTCTCCGCGATGGTGAGGTCGGGCGATTTCGACAGGCTCCTGCTGCGCCCGCGCTCCACGGCGTTCCAGGTCGCCACAGGGGAGTTCCAGTTCCTGCGCGCGGGGCGGCTCGCCGTAGGCCTCGTGATGCTCCTGTGGGCCGGGAGCGCGCTGAGCGTGGGGTGGACAGCTGCCAGGCTGGCGCTGCTCGCCGGCGCGATCGTGGGCGGCGCCTGCGTCTTTTACGGGCTCCTCGTGCTCCAGGCCACCCTGTGCTTCTGGACGATCGAGTCGCTGGAGATCATGAACGCGTTGACCTATGGCGGCACGGAGGCGGCGCAGTACCCGCTGACCCTGTACCGCGACTGGTTCCGGCGCTTCTTCACGTTCGTCGTGCCGCTCGCGTTCGTGAGCTATATCCCTGCGGGGGCGCTGCTCGATCGCCCCACGGTCCCCGCGCTGCCCGAGGCCGCGCGCTGGGCGTCGCCGCTCGTGGGGGTAGCATTCCTGCTCGTGTCGCTGCGCATCTGGCGCTTCGGGGAGCGGCGGTACCAGTCCACCGGGTCGTAG
- a CDS encoding ABC transporter permease, giving the protein MSAPFAGFAGNLAACAAVFRARCRALLQYRAAAAAGFGTQLFWGFIKVMVLEAFYGNAMSGAPPPMALGQAITYTWLGQAFFQLLPFSTNPDPEVRELIRTGAVGYELARPLDLHALWLARALAARVAPTLLRAVPMFAVAVPLLGMALPPSLAAAGAWAAAMVGAAALVGAFATAVTSTMLWTTSGDGIARIVPSLVLVASGMIVPLPLFPPWMLPWLDALPFRGMVDAPFRLYLGHLPAGALPGVLLHQALWTAAFVALGRAMVARGLRRLVVQGG; this is encoded by the coding sequence GTGAGCGCGCCGTTCGCCGGCTTTGCGGGCAATCTTGCCGCCTGTGCCGCCGTGTTTCGGGCGCGCTGCCGCGCGCTCCTGCAGTACCGCGCCGCGGCCGCGGCCGGGTTCGGCACGCAGCTGTTCTGGGGGTTCATCAAGGTCATGGTGCTCGAGGCGTTCTACGGGAACGCCATGTCGGGCGCGCCGCCGCCGATGGCGCTCGGGCAGGCCATCACGTACACGTGGCTCGGACAGGCGTTCTTCCAGCTGCTGCCGTTCTCCACGAACCCCGATCCCGAGGTGCGCGAGCTGATCCGCACCGGCGCGGTGGGCTACGAGCTGGCGCGCCCGCTCGATCTGCACGCGCTCTGGCTCGCCCGCGCGCTCGCCGCGCGCGTCGCGCCGACGCTGCTGCGCGCGGTCCCGATGTTCGCGGTCGCGGTGCCGCTCCTCGGCATGGCGCTGCCGCCGTCGCTGGCCGCCGCGGGCGCGTGGGCGGCGGCGATGGTCGGCGCGGCGGCGCTCGTGGGCGCGTTCGCGACGGCGGTGACGTCGACGATGCTGTGGACGACGTCCGGCGACGGGATTGCGCGGATCGTGCCGTCGCTCGTGCTCGTCGCCTCCGGCATGATCGTGCCGCTGCCGCTGTTTCCGCCGTGGATGCTGCCGTGGCTCGACGCGCTGCCGTTCCGCGGCATGGTCGACGCGCCGTTCCGGCTCTACCTCGGGCACCTGCCCGCGGGCGCGCTCCCCGGCGTGCTGCTGCATCAGGCGCTGTGGACCGCCGCGTTCGTGGCGCTCGGCAGGGCGATGGTCGCGCGCGGCCTGCGCCGGCTCGTGGTGCAGGGCGGTTGA
- a CDS encoding ABC transporter ATP-binding protein yields MPLIVVEDLRKAYRVVERRPGALGALAGLVRPRYRAVDALAGVSFSLERGELVGYIGPNGAGKSTTVKILAGILVPDSGRCEVAGRVPWRERIEHVRRLGVVFGQRTQLLWDLPVIDSFELLRDIYRVGAAEHARARDELVAMLDLGPLLDTPVRQLSLGQRMRCDLAAALLHAPDLLFLDEPTIGLDAVSKLAVRRFVQRLNRERGVTVILTTHDMDDIEALCSRVILIAGGRVLSDGSLEALRAQVTAERWLIVDLADPAAEIAEPRAEVIRREGARVTLRFDPAAISTAELVGRVTARYPVRDLLVQNPPIDEIVARLYGEGGEAGAPP; encoded by the coding sequence ATGCCGCTGATCGTCGTCGAGGATTTGCGCAAGGCGTACCGGGTGGTCGAGCGCCGGCCGGGCGCCCTGGGAGCGCTCGCCGGGCTCGTGCGCCCGCGCTACCGCGCCGTCGACGCGCTCGCGGGCGTCTCGTTCTCGCTCGAGCGGGGCGAGCTCGTCGGGTACATCGGGCCGAACGGCGCCGGCAAGTCGACGACGGTCAAGATCCTGGCGGGCATCCTCGTGCCGGACTCGGGGCGATGCGAGGTGGCCGGCCGCGTCCCGTGGCGCGAGCGCATCGAGCACGTGCGGCGGCTCGGCGTCGTGTTCGGCCAGCGCACCCAGCTCCTGTGGGATCTGCCGGTGATCGACTCGTTCGAGCTCCTCCGGGACATCTACCGCGTGGGCGCGGCCGAGCACGCCCGCGCGCGCGACGAGCTCGTCGCGATGCTCGACCTCGGGCCGCTGCTCGACACGCCGGTGCGGCAGCTCAGCCTCGGCCAGCGCATGCGGTGCGATCTCGCGGCCGCGCTGCTCCACGCGCCCGACCTGCTCTTCCTCGACGAGCCGACGATAGGCCTCGACGCCGTCTCGAAGCTCGCTGTGCGCCGCTTCGTGCAGCGGCTCAACCGCGAGCGCGGCGTCACGGTGATCCTGACGACGCACGACATGGATGACATCGAGGCCCTCTGCTCGCGGGTCATCCTCATCGCCGGGGGGCGGGTGCTCTCGGACGGCTCGCTCGAGGCGCTGCGCGCGCAGGTCACCGCGGAGCGCTGGCTCATCGTGGACCTGGCGGACCCCGCGGCGGAGATCGCCGAGCCGCGCGCCGAGGTGATCCGCCGCGAGGGCGCCCGCGTGACGCTGCGCTTCGACCCCGCCGCGATCTCGACGGCGGAGCTGGTCGGGCGCGTCACGGCCCGCTATCCGGTGCGCGACCTCCTGGTGCAGAACCCGCCCATCGACGAGATCGTGGCGCGGCTCTACGGCGAGGGCGGCGAGGCGGGGGCGCCGCCGTGA